In Planctomycetota bacterium, one DNA window encodes the following:
- a CDS encoding efflux RND transporter periplasmic adaptor subunit: MTRNLIVLLCSVVLSIVSGGATAWWMTRDLVKPAPEISEAPKNAPLISTATQVVALGTIEPAGGVIQLGAPPGDRIHVLSIREGSTVSAQQVVAELDSLKLREAERDVAAATLAAAKAQEPSAMALGNAQLTQAEAGLLMSDSHSVDVDAQRKRLEQLRLTADAAQSEYQRVASLDDAIISAQSREKMRLAAGQAALEVKVAQQSLDRADKTLPQEHLVAEAKVKAAEADKQRQMALLQITTLEKQLALAEARLDASRVFTPEDGVILKVLMRAGEPTGASAIAWMANLDAMVVLAEVYENDIRQVQRGQKVTIAADAWLDPNTKKSREIKGTVDYVGQIVARNQVQSVNPVDRGDARVVPVRINICREDRAVAAKWIRLQVRVTIDTGSKPTESADPCAPEPAPHR, encoded by the coding sequence ATGACTCGCAACCTCATCGTTTTGCTCTGCAGCGTCGTCCTTTCCATCGTATCGGGCGGGGCCACCGCCTGGTGGATGACGCGCGATCTGGTCAAACCGGCGCCCGAGATTTCCGAAGCGCCCAAGAACGCGCCGCTGATTTCCACGGCAACCCAGGTCGTGGCGCTCGGCACCATCGAACCAGCCGGTGGCGTGATTCAGCTTGGCGCGCCCCCGGGCGACCGAATTCATGTCCTCTCGATCCGCGAAGGCTCGACGGTCAGCGCCCAGCAAGTTGTCGCCGAGCTTGACAGCTTAAAACTGCGCGAGGCCGAGCGCGACGTGGCGGCGGCGACTTTGGCGGCCGCGAAAGCTCAAGAGCCATCGGCCATGGCGCTGGGAAACGCGCAACTCACCCAGGCGGAAGCCGGCTTGTTGATGTCCGATTCGCATAGCGTTGACGTCGACGCCCAGCGAAAGCGTCTGGAACAATTGCGTCTGACGGCTGACGCGGCCCAGTCCGAATACCAGCGCGTCGCCAGCCTGGACGACGCGATCATCTCGGCTCAATCGCGAGAGAAGATGCGTCTGGCCGCTGGGCAGGCGGCGCTCGAAGTCAAGGTCGCCCAGCAGTCGCTCGACCGAGCCGACAAGACCCTCCCCCAGGAACATCTGGTGGCCGAGGCCAAGGTCAAAGCCGCCGAAGCCGACAAACAGCGTCAAATGGCCCTGCTGCAAATCACGACGCTCGAAAAGCAATTGGCGCTGGCCGAGGCGCGGCTGGATGCCTCGCGGGTTTTCACGCCGGAGGATGGCGTGATTCTGAAAGTGCTGATGCGCGCCGGCGAGCCGACCGGCGCTTCGGCCATCGCCTGGATGGCCAACCTGGACGCGATGGTGGTGTTGGCCGAGGTTTACGAAAACGATATTCGCCAAGTCCAGCGCGGCCAGAAGGTCACGATCGCGGCCGACGCCTGGCTCGATCCGAATACCAAGAAGTCACGCGAGATCAAGGGGACCGTCGACTACGTTGGGCAAATCGTTGCGCGCAATCAGGTACAGAGCGTCAATCCCGTCGATCGCGGCGACGCGCGCGTCGTGCCGGTGCGAATCAACATTTGTCGCGAGGATCGGGCCGTGGCGGCCAAATGGATCCGGCTACAGGTGCGGGTGACCATCGACACCGGAAGCAAGCCCACGGAGTCCGCCGACCCTTGCGCGCCCGAGCCGGCCCCG
- a CDS encoding AarF/ABC1/UbiB kinase family protein yields the protein MKISAIPQIYRHLARWREILAVLSKYGLADWISRWDLEFAKEFLKDRLGDPIARHSAEMRIRLALNELGPTFIKLGQVLSTRPDLVGVRLAEELQQLQNQTMADPPAMARATIERELGAPIEELFLRFEEAPLASASIGQVHRGQLLDGDEVVVKVRHAQIEHKISVDLEILSGVAAWAEEIPEFKLYRPTATVAEFQRTLLRELDFEREAQAMQQFADELADMTEVCIPRVYPEQTTSRVLTMQFLEGIPLTDTAGLRQANVDLSEIARVGANLYLRMIFLLGSYHADPHPGNLMILEDHRLGLLDYGMIGRVDDQLREDLEDMLIAIGQQDAARLTSIIMRMGSVPAGLDEASLQLDVGEFVQQYANMPFEKIDVSAALREILEMIRRYHIVMPARVSMLIKVFIMLEGTSHLLDPNFRLIDVIEPYQRKLMLRRMSPTRRLKKMRRFAGDVERLFEMLPRGLTDMFTQLRAGKFEVHLEHRSLEPSVNRLVYGMLTSALFLGSTLLLSRKLPPVITLPWFEEFSLLGALGCATSIFLGLRLLRAIGKSGRLG from the coding sequence ATGAAGATCAGCGCCATTCCGCAGATTTACCGGCATTTGGCCCGTTGGCGCGAGATTCTGGCCGTGCTTAGCAAGTACGGCCTGGCCGACTGGATCAGCCGCTGGGACTTGGAATTTGCCAAGGAATTCCTGAAAGATCGGTTGGGGGATCCGATCGCCCGACACAGCGCCGAGATGCGCATTCGGCTGGCGCTCAACGAGTTGGGGCCGACGTTCATCAAGCTGGGCCAGGTACTGAGCACGCGTCCCGACCTGGTGGGCGTCCGACTCGCCGAAGAGTTGCAACAGTTGCAGAATCAAACGATGGCTGACCCGCCGGCGATGGCGCGGGCCACGATCGAGCGAGAACTCGGCGCGCCGATCGAAGAACTGTTCTTGCGGTTTGAAGAAGCGCCGCTGGCCAGCGCCTCGATCGGCCAAGTCCACCGGGGGCAACTGCTCGACGGAGACGAGGTGGTGGTCAAAGTCCGCCACGCGCAGATCGAACACAAGATATCGGTCGATCTGGAAATTCTCAGCGGCGTGGCTGCCTGGGCCGAGGAGATCCCCGAGTTCAAACTCTATCGCCCCACGGCCACCGTGGCCGAGTTTCAGCGGACGCTGCTGCGCGAGCTCGACTTCGAGCGCGAGGCGCAAGCCATGCAACAGTTCGCCGACGAACTGGCCGACATGACCGAGGTGTGCATTCCGCGCGTCTATCCCGAGCAGACGACGTCGCGCGTGTTGACGATGCAATTCCTGGAAGGGATTCCTCTCACCGACACCGCAGGGCTGCGCCAGGCGAACGTCGATTTGTCCGAGATCGCCCGGGTGGGGGCGAACCTGTACTTGAGGATGATCTTCCTGTTGGGGTCTTATCATGCCGACCCGCACCCTGGGAACTTGATGATTCTCGAGGATCATCGGCTGGGGCTGCTCGACTATGGCATGATCGGCCGCGTCGATGATCAGTTGCGCGAAGATCTGGAGGACATGCTGATCGCCATTGGCCAGCAAGACGCGGCGCGGCTGACGAGCATCATCATGCGCATGGGCAGCGTGCCGGCCGGCCTGGACGAAGCGTCGCTGCAACTTGACGTGGGCGAGTTCGTGCAACAATACGCCAACATGCCGTTCGAAAAGATCGACGTCTCGGCCGCGCTACGCGAGATTCTCGAAATGATCCGTCGCTATCACATCGTGATGCCAGCTCGCGTGTCAATGCTGATCAAAGTGTTCATCATGCTCGAAGGGACGTCCCACCTGCTGGACCCGAACTTCCGGCTGATCGACGTCATCGAGCCCTACCAGCGCAAGCTGATGTTGCGGCGGATGTCGCCGACGCGGCGGCTGAAAAAGATGCGCCGCTTTGCCGGCGATGTCGAGCGATTGTTCGAGATGTTGCCGCGCGGGCTGACCGACATGTTCACGCAACTGCGCGCGGGAAAGTTCGAAGTCCACCTCGAACATCGCAGCCTGGAGCCGAGCGTCAACCGCCTGGTTTACGGAATGTTGACCAGCGCGTTGTTCCTGGGCTCGACGCTGTTGCTGAGCCGTAAGCTGCCGCCGGTGATCACGCTGCCCTGGTTCGAGGAATTCTCGCTGTTGGGCGCGCTGGGGTGCGCGACGAGCATCTTCCTGGGGTTGCGACTGCTGCGCGCGATCGGCAAATCGGGACGCCTGGGCTAG
- the gluQRS gene encoding tRNA glutamyl-Q(34) synthetase GluQRS, whose translation MPVGRIAPAPTGAQHVGNARTYLLAWLSVRSREGRLILRIEDLDSPRLKSWAVDQALEDVAWLGLDWTEGPDIGGPHAPYIQSQRRALYDDALRQLKQAERVYPCTCTRRDVAAAASAPHAEHEGPNYPGTCAGRSVADAARLGEQPFVWRFRASNVERAWHDRVIGTKAANVARELGDFIIARGDGAPAYQLAVVVDDHVMGVSEVLRGDDLVPSTWRQLDLYDFFGWQPPEFAHVPLVVGPDGRRLAKRHGDTRLAQLREAGKSPERLIGLLAWSAGLIDEPRPCQPADLLDNFDLAQLPRTPWVLTADLWQSLLT comes from the coding sequence ATGCCCGTCGGGCGCATCGCGCCGGCCCCCACCGGAGCGCAGCATGTTGGCAACGCACGGACCTATTTGCTCGCCTGGCTGTCGGTGCGGTCGCGCGAGGGGCGGTTGATCCTGCGCATCGAGGATCTCGACTCGCCGCGGCTCAAATCGTGGGCCGTTGACCAGGCGCTCGAAGACGTCGCCTGGCTGGGCCTCGACTGGACCGAAGGGCCGGACATCGGCGGCCCGCACGCGCCGTACATTCAATCGCAGCGTCGTGCGCTCTACGACGATGCGCTGCGGCAATTAAAGCAAGCCGAGCGGGTTTATCCTTGCACCTGCACGCGCCGCGACGTGGCGGCCGCGGCCAGCGCCCCTCATGCCGAGCACGAAGGGCCGAACTATCCTGGCACGTGCGCCGGCCGCTCGGTGGCCGATGCCGCGCGGCTTGGCGAGCAGCCGTTCGTGTGGCGATTCCGGGCCTCGAACGTCGAGCGCGCGTGGCACGATCGAGTCATTGGAACCAAGGCTGCAAATGTTGCGCGAGAACTGGGCGACTTTATCATCGCGCGAGGGGACGGCGCGCCGGCGTATCAATTGGCTGTGGTGGTGGACGACCATGTAATGGGGGTGAGCGAAGTATTGCGCGGCGACGATCTGGTGCCGAGTACCTGGCGACAGCTCGATCTGTACGACTTCTTCGGCTGGCAGCCCCCCGAGTTTGCCCACGTCCCGCTGGTAGTCGGTCCCGATGGCCGGCGGCTGGCCAAGCGGCATGGCGACACGCGGCTGGCGCAACTGCGCGAGGCCGGCAAGTCGCCCGAGCGTTTGATCGGTCTGCTGGCCTGGTCGGCCGGCTTGATCGACGAGCCGCGACCGTGCCAGCCCGCGGACCTTCTCGACAACTTTGATCTGGCCCAGTTGCCGCGCACGCCTTGGGTACTAACCGCGGACCTCTGGCAAAGCCTGCTCACGTAG